From the Pseudomonadota bacterium genome, one window contains:
- a CDS encoding heme-binding protein, with protein sequence MSRLVRNSLVVAVAGFVMAACSVFGGKAAEEPPHQVVIQDGDFQIRTYGAYVVAQTYVDEPFDDAVGTGFSRLFGYISGANQGMTEIQMTAPVISAPRRDTEAVAVFVEQSKNGAGGWTIGFVLPDDYTIETAPRPKNELIEIVEIPEHSVAAVRFTGSFDNEAAEKKRELLAEWLETKQQEHLNDWKMAGYNPPWTIPSLRRNEVIVTLR encoded by the coding sequence ATGTCCAGATTAGTGCGCAACTCATTAGTTGTAGCAGTTGCCGGTTTTGTTATGGCAGCGTGCAGCGTTTTTGGCGGCAAGGCCGCAGAAGAACCGCCGCACCAGGTCGTCATACAGGATGGTGATTTTCAAATTCGGACATATGGCGCGTACGTCGTCGCCCAGACATATGTCGACGAGCCATTTGATGACGCAGTGGGTACAGGTTTCAGTCGCTTGTTTGGTTATATCTCCGGTGCAAACCAGGGAATGACTGAGATCCAAATGACGGCCCCAGTGATCTCCGCGCCAAGAAGAGATACTGAAGCGGTGGCAGTGTTTGTTGAGCAATCTAAGAATGGGGCCGGCGGCTGGACCATCGGCTTTGTGCTTCCCGACGACTACACGATTGAAACAGCACCACGCCCAAAAAACGAGCTGATAGAGATCGTCGAAATTCCTGAACACAGTGTCGCCGCGGTACGGTTCACTGGTTCGTTCGACAACGAAGCAGCGGAAAAGAAGCGAGAACTGTTGGCTGAGTGGCTCGAAACTAAACAGCAAGAGCATCTCAATGACTGGAAGATGGCGGGTTACAATCCGCCTTGGACAATTCCATCTCTTCGGCGAAACGAGGTCATCGTAACTTTGCGTTAG
- a CDS encoding DUF3095 family protein, whose translation MLEKAPRLNPVPAEGPNVRWPTDANSLQARIVRHGRALIWRRFRVLASTFFVWSVFKARIRFPRFDPDQYRSAVASNTDFRKFDDALMMIVDCSEETIGKLRSLLEEATTGRIVRYGMHLQKTALMTCIVPSAYSADHMHFVDGADGRYAFAARALRA comes from the coding sequence ATACTTGAGAAGGCGCCGCGTCTCAACCCGGTTCCGGCCGAAGGGCCGAACGTCCGTTGGCCGACGGATGCCAACTCACTGCAGGCGCGTATCGTTCGCCATGGCCGCGCACTCATCTGGCGACGCTTCCGTGTGCTCGCAAGCACTTTTTTTGTTTGGTCGGTGTTTAAGGCCCGAATTCGCTTTCCTCGATTTGATCCCGATCAGTATCGAAGTGCGGTTGCGAGCAACACTGATTTTCGAAAATTTGATGATGCTCTGATGATGATTGTAGATTGTTCAGAAGAAACGATCGGGAAGCTTCGCAGCCTGCTGGAGGAAGCCACGACCGGACGAATCGTTCGATACGGTATGCATCTGCAGAAAACTGCCTTGATGACGTGCATCGTTCCATCGGCCTATTCGGCAGATCACATGCATTTCGTCGACGGCGCGGACGGCCGTTACGCCTTTGCTGCACGCGCGCTACGAGCCTAG